The DNA sequence GATTTTTTTATTATACCACTTTCTCTTGGAGAAACTAAGTGAAAAACAGTTGATTCACTCTTTTACAGAACGATTTCTAGTAAGAGTTAAAACACAAAATTTTATTATTGAATCAAGGCAACGCTTGAAACTTTACCATCCGCACCTGTTGTAATTTGGATGATTTTTCCTCCTCCGATTTTAGCATTATACTTGCCATCATCAAGAGTGTAAGAGTAGCCTCTAATAGAGTAGTTTTCTTTATTTCCTTCTGCAGTTTCTACTGTAAATTGGCCCCCTGATGAAACCGTAATAGTTTCGCCATTCGCTCCCTTCCAGTTGCCTGCAGCTGCTGAGAAATCACCATCGACCATGGTTAAAACACCCTTGTAGCGTTTGTTGTGTTCTGCTTGCTTGTCTTGAAGTTTGCGGTCAGTTGTTGGATCATAGCCTGACTGGTTAGACTGGGCTTGAGAACCTTGCTGAGTTGATGGAGCCTGAGCTGGAGCTTGTTGACTAGGAGCTGCTTGTTCTTGTCTTGATTCAGGCGCTGGTTTCGCTTGTGACTGATCTGCTGTTGTAGAAGACTGACCAGAAGATGCCTGAGCCTTTTCAGATGAAGCTGAGCTTGAAGATTTTTGAGTCTTGCTTTCTTTGCTAGAAGAAGCTGCTTTGGAACTTGATGATTGACTTGTCTTGGCAGAGCTACTGGTTTGAGCGGTTTCGTTTTTATTTCCACAAGCTCCCAGTAGCAAGGTAGAAGCCAATACAGTCGCTGCCATCAATTTGATATAGGTTTTCTTTTTCATTTTTCTACTCCTTTGTAACATTTTTGAAATATTAAGAAATCTTTTTGTAATATAATTGTAACATTAGACCTTGAATCTGTCAATTATTTAGATAAACTATTTTAAAAATTGTTCCCTCCACTATTTCAATTCGTAATCGAAACGAAAAAATAGAAAATTTTTTATATTAGAGTCCTATTTTTTGCATCGCTCTTGTGTAATTCTAAGAAAGATAGCCATTCATAAAAAATGATAATAAATAAAGAGGGCGGGAACTTTGTCCCGGCCTCACTTTTATTTCAATCGATAGGTTTTTCTTGGTTTCTTTTTAGGCACTCGTTTGAGCCCAACCTCTTCTACATATTCGCCGTATTTTACGAGAAAGTTATTGCTGACGATGGGCCGACCGGGGTTGATGAGATTGACCAGTTCAGTTCCTTCGTAGACAGTGAACTCCTCCTCCAGCAGATAAAGGAAGGTCGGATTCCAGTCGAGACGGCCTTGGATCCGTTTGATGGATTCTTGGATAATTGCATAATGGTCAAAGGCGAAGGCTTGCTCGTCCAGCTCCACTCCCTCTAGGAAACATTTGCCTGTCTGAAAGTCGACATCTACAAAAACCACATCCTTAGCATCGTCACCTGCCTGAACGAGGTCTAGGGCACGACTAGGTAGGTACACCAAGTGGGCTATGGTCACTGTCCACCCCCGTGGATCACGACCGGGGGTCGATACGGTCATCAATTGCTCGATTTTTTCTAAAGGAAGATCCAGATTGACTTCTTCTCTCACCTCGCGCTGACAGGCATGTGCAGCATCTTCTCCCTTGTCCATAAAGCCTCCAACCAGAGCCAAACAGTTTTGATAAGGGTGGGCCTTGCGACGGATCAGTAA is a window from the Streptococcus oralis genome containing:
- a CDS encoding NUDIX domain-containing protein; the protein is MADIKIPEGMTEKEYYEIHASQEEFLDWYYRQELPQYEKPSVTVDMVAYCFVEGKIKLLLIRRKAHPYQNCLALVGGFMDKGEDAAHACQREVREEVNLDLPLEKIEQLMTVSTPGRDPRGWTVTIAHLVYLPSRALDLVQAGDDAKDVVFVDVDFQTGKCFLEGVELDEQAFAFDHYAIIQESIKRIQGRLDWNPTFLYLLEEEFTVYEGTELVNLINPGRPIVSNNFLVKYGEYVEEVGLKRVPKKKPRKTYRLK